The uncultured Bacteroides sp. DNA segment TAGTACATCGCGTGAGCGATATATCTTATCGACGGAAACGGCTGTACATCTTCTGTATGCTTGAGCAGGTAGTTTCGAGATACTTTTGATGAGTGAACCTTCAAATGTTCCGTTTAGGATCTCGTCTTCATTTTCTACAAATATCCTTGTACACTCTTTGATAAGCAAACCGATAACTGATGAACGTAAATAGGCGATTTGCTCGTTTTTATCGCTTACTATGGCAAATGTTTTACTGATATGTGTTTGCTTTCTTTCGTCAAAATACCCCATGAGCAAGTCTATCGTTTCGTCGGTAGTGAGTATCTTCAATTTATGCGCATCTTCAATGTCCATCATTTGATAACAGATATCATCGGCAGCTTCTACAAGGTAGACAAGTGGATAGCGGGCGTACTTAAGTGGCTGCTCCTTTAATTGGATAATTCCCAGTTCGGCAGCGATGCGTTGAAAACCTTCTTCTTCGGAGACAAAGAAGCCGAATTTCGATTTATCTCCTGCTAATCTCGATGAAAAGGGGTATTTTACGATAGACGCCAAGGTAGAGTAAGTCATAGCGAAACCTCCTTTACGCCTCCCTTCAAACTGATGGGTTAGTAGGCGGAAAGCATTTGCATTGCCTTCAAAATGGATCAGGTCTTCCCATTCTGCGGTAGAAAGTTTGTCTTTTAGTGCCAATCCTTTGCCTTCCGAGAAATAAGTTGAAATAGCTTTTTCTCCAGAGTGTCCGAAAGGAGGATTGCCCAAATCGTGTGCAAGGCAAGCATCGGAGACAATCGAACCGATTTCGGGAAGAAATGAATCAGTTAGTTCAGGCTTTTTTAGGAGAATTGCTTTGGCACTATCATTCCCGAGTGAGCGACCCACACAGGATACCTCGAGGCTATGGGTCAGTCGGTTGTGAACGAATACACTTCCCGGCAATGGAAATACTTGTGTTTTGTTTTGCAACCGACGAAAAGGAGCCGAAAAAACCAATCGGTCATAGTCTCTTTGAAATTCAGAGCGGTTTTCTTGTCTGTTTTCATGGAACTCTTCCATGCCAAAGCGTTTTGCTGATATCAATTGTCTCCAGTCCATATGTCGTTATAAATTAATCATTAACCGTTATTAACTGCAAATGTATGAAAAATAGCCTCAAAATGCCTATTTTCGCAAATTAAAAAGTAAACAAGGCTGAGTTATGAATATACAAGTCATTAATAAATCAAAGCATCCTCTTCCCGCATACGCTACCGAGCTATCAGCCGGAATGGATATTCGTGCGAATATATCCGAACCTATCACATTGGCCCCTTTGCAAAGATGCTTGGTTCCTACAGGTTTGTATATTGCCCTTCCTCAGGGCTACGAAGCGCAGGTAAGACCTCGCAGTGGTTTGGCCATCAAGAAAGGCATCACTGTTCTTAATTCTCCGGGAACAATTGACGCTGACTATCGCGGGGAAGTTTGCATTATTTTGGTAAATCTTTCGGCCGAATCATTTGTTATTGAAGATGGTGAACGCATTGCTCAGATGGTTATAGCCCGACACGAACAAGCAAAATGGCAAGAAGTAGAGGTCTTGAGTGAAACAGAACGTGGTGCCGGAGGTTTTGGGCATACAGGCAGAGGTTGACTCATTGATAGTGCTCAGAGGTTACTTAACTATATATCGTAAGAGAATGATTAATAATAAATTTCGCATAAGAAGTCAACATTGTACCCAAAAGAAACAAAGATTTTGCACTATAGTGTTGGCTGGTTTGCTTGTATCGGTAACCCTGTTAAGTTCTTGTTCTTCTTCAAGCAAGATGCAAAAGCGTGATAAATTGCTATCGAATGCCATTTCTGACACACTCACGTTTGAGCAACAACGAAAATACGATTATTTCTTTCTGGAGGCAACCCGCCTCAAATCAAAAGGGGAATATGATTCAGCATTCGAATTATTTAAACATTGTCTTGATCTGAGCCCCAGTTCATCTTCGGCACTTTATGAGATAGCTCAATTTTATTTGTTTCTTAAGCAAATGCCACTAGGACAAGATGCTCTTGAAAAAGCAGTGGCAAATGATCCGGAGAACTATTGGTATAGTCAGGCGCTGGCCAATTTGTATCAACAGCAAGAAAAAAAAGAAAAGGCCATTTCGTTTCTTGAATCAATGGTTTCTCGTTTTCCTACCCGAAGAGAATCTTTGTTTAGTCTGGTCGATCTGTATAATCAACAAAAAGACTATACGAAAGTAATTGCTACATTGGATCGTTTGGAGGGTATCCTTGGAAAGAATGAGCAACTCAGCATGGAGAAGTTCCGCATTTATCTCCAGATGGAAGATGATAAGAAGGCCTTTCAGGAGATAGAAAGCCTCGCCAAGGAATATCCGATGGATATGCGATACCTGACTTTACTAGGCGATGTTTATCTACAAAACGGTAAGAATAAGGAAGCTTATGATACCTATCAAAAAGTATTGGCTGTGGAACCGGATAATGCCATGGCACTTTTTTCGTTGGCCTCTTATTATGAGCAAACCGGGCAAAAGAAACTGTACGAACAACAGCTTGACACGTTGTTAATGAACCGAAAGGTACCAGCCGAGACAAAAGTGAACGTTATGCGTGAATTCATCGTGCAATCAGAACAAGAGGGTAAGGATAGCACACAAGTAATGGCAATCTTTGAGCGCATGATGCAACAAGACACTGAAGATTCACAGATACCAATGCTTTATTCGCAATATTTATTATCAAAAGGTATGGAAAAGAAGTCCATTCCGGTACTCAGGCAAGTCATTCAGATAGATCCTACAAATACGGCCGCCCGAATGATGCTCTTGGGATCAGCTGTTCGTGCAAACGATTATGAAGAAGTGATTAAACTGTGTGAGCCAGGCATTGAGGCTACTCCCGAATCTCTCGAACTTTATTTTTATCTGGGTATCGCTTATTATCAAGCAGACCGATGGGATGATGCCTTGGATGTCTATAAGAAAGCATTGACGCATGTTACTGCCGAGAGCAAAAAAGAGGTGGTATCTGACTTTTATAGCATGATGGGAGACATTTACCATACAAAGAAGCAGATTGCACAAGCTTATGCGGCTTATGACTCTGCATTGGTTTATAATTCATCAAACATAGGTGCGCTTAATAATTATGCTTATTACTTGTCGGTAGAACGTCGTGATTTGGATAAGGCCGAGGAGATGAGTTATAAAACGGTGAAAGCGGAACCCAATAATGCGACCTACTTAGATACGTATGCATGGATACTTTTCGAAAAAGGTAATTATGCTGAAGCTCGTATTTATATGGATGATGCCATTAAGAACGGTGGTGATAAGAGTGACGTGGTGGTAGAGCATTGCGGGGATATCTATTATATGACGGGTGATGTCAAAGGAGCCATGGAATATTGGCGCAAAGCCCTTGATATGGGAAGCAAATCGGAGACATTAAAACGGAAAATAGAAAAGAAAAAATACATAGCTGAATGAAAAGAATAACAAAAACACTGGCCTTTCTGCTTCTCTGTGTTGCATTGCTGACAGGTTGTAAAAGTGCACGCACAATCGTAGCACCGGCTGAGCCGGAGACGCCTCGCTACTTGTCTTCAAAAATTCAGCTTACCGTTCCTTACAAAGGAGATAAAGTAACGATGGGTGGGTATATGAAAATGAAGAGTGAAGAACGAATTCAATTATCAGTGCAGTTGCCTATTCTTCGAACAGAAGTGGCCCGAATTGAAATTACTCCTGATGAAGTATTGCTTCTTGATCGCATGAATAAACGTTTTGTTCGTGCCGGAAAGAGCGAACTAACTCCTTTACTTCCTAAAGGTAGCAACTTTGCTAAACTTGAAAAATTATTGTTTGATGCTTCTCAAGCAGGAGGTAAATCAACTTTCACCGGTAAAGAATTGGGCGTTTCTTCTCTGAATGATGCCCGTTTGCAGTTGTATGACTTTTCTGCTTCTGAGATAGAACTTATTCCTACCGAAGTTTCTGCTAAATATACCCAAGTGGAATTAAATGATTTGATAAAACTGTTCCTGACTCTATGAAACGTTTCTTTGTCGTGTTAATGTTGTGTTTTGGTTCGGCAGCCATCTTGTTTGCGCAGTCTAATAAACTAATAAAAGAATTGGAAAGCAAACGGGGTAGTTTGCAAAAGCAGATTGCAGAGACGGAGTCATTGCTTAAAAACACGAAGAAGGATGTGGGTAGCCAGTTGAATGGTTTGGCCGCGCTTAGTGGACAAATAGATGAGCGGAAGCGCTATATTTCTTCTATCAATAAAGATGTCGAAACCATTGGAGATGAACTCTCTTCTTTAGAACGCCAGCTTCGTGGTTTGCAAAGGGATTTAACTGATAAAAAGAAAAAATACGAATCGTCTGTTCAATACCTATATAAAAATAAGTCAATAGAAGAAAAGTTAATGTTTATCTTTTCCGCTGATGATTTAGGCAAAATGTATCGTCGCTTGAGATATGTTCGCGAATACGCTACTTACCAAAGGTTGCAAGGAGAGGAAATCCTTAGAAAACAACAGCAGGTTACTCGTAAGAAGATCGAACTGCGTCAAGTGAAGACGGCTAAAGAGAATTTGTTGAGGGAGCGTGAACAAGAAAAAGTAAAATTAGAATCACAGGAAAAGCAAAAACGTACCATTGTAGCCAATTTGCAGAAGAAACAAAAAGGACTACAAAGTGAGATTCAGCGCAAACGCCGTGAAGCGAATAATCTAAATGCTCGTATTGATCGATTGATTGCAGAAGAGATAGAACGAGCTCGTAAGCGTGCTGAAGAGGAAGCTCGACGTGAGGAAGAGGCCCGTCGCAAAGCCGAGTCCAAGTCTGAAAGTAAATCTGAAAAGACTACTGCTGCAAAATCACGTACGAGGAAAAAAGCTAAGCCGCTGGAGAGCTATTCTATGAATAAAGCCGACCGTGAACTTTCAAGTAATTTTGCAAATAATAAAGGTAGACTGCCGATTCCTATTTCGGGCTCTTATATTGTAACCAGTCATTACGGCGAGTACGCTGTAGAAGGATTGCGAAACGTGAAACTAGACAATAAGGGCATCGACATACAAGGGCGTCCCGGTGCTCAGGCGCGAGCTATTTTTGATGGTAAGGTGGCGGCTGTATTCCAGCTCAATGGACTATTTAATATCTTGATTCGCCATGGGAACTATATTTCTGTTTATTGCAACCTTTCTTCTGCTTCTGTGAAACAGGGCGAAACGGTGAGCACAAAACAGAGTATCGGACAAGTTTTCTCAGACTTAAGTGACAATGGCCGTACAGTGTTGCATTTTCAGCTACGACACGAGAAAGACAAATTAAATCCTGAGCCTTGGCTCAATCGATAGGAGTAGTCTATGGGAAAATAAAGTAAATCTATACTGAGAAAAACATATGAAATTAACAACCTTACTAATACTATTTGTAACCCTTTGTCTGGAACCATTGTCAGCATCTTCCTCCTTTTCTTTTAAAAAATATCAGGTGGAAGATGGACTATCGCACAACACAGTTTGGTGCGCTATACAAGATAGTTATGGATTCATATGGTTTGGTACGAGCGATGGCTTAAACTGCTTTGAAGGCCGCGAAAATAAAGTCTATAGAAACGTTCTGAATGATAAATTTTCATTGGAGAATAACCTCACAGAAGCTCTTTTTGAGGAGGATAATCATAATATTTGGGTAGGTACCAACCGTGGAATTTATATTTATCATCGTCAAAAGGACTATTTTACTTACTTTAAAAAACAGACTAGTTATGGGGTCTTCATTAGTAGTGAAGTGAAGAAGATTATAAAAAGTAGTGATGGTTTAATCTGGATTGCCACATTAGGGCAGGGCTTATTTATCTATGATCCCCAAAAAGACTTATTAACACAGAACAGCTCCTATACTTCTTTTGTGTGGGACATCTGCGAAAGTGCTTCTCATCGTATATATGTCTCTTCTTTGCAAGAAGGATTATTGTGTTTTGATAAAAAAGGAAAATTCATAAAAACATATAGACTTTTATCCGAAACGCATAAGCTTGATAGCTATAAAATAAACTGCATTTATACTGTAGGGCAGGATATTTTGTTGGGGGTAGATAGTAATGTTTTGTATAAACTAAATGAATCGACAGAGAAAATAGAAAGTTATAATGCTGCGCCTTTGAATGCTGGAGTGATTAGATGCTTACTCAATTATTCTAAGGCTAAAGTACTTGTTGGAACAGATAATGGATTGTATCTTTTTGATTTGATAGATAAAGATTTTATACGCATTGATAATCCGTTGGACACAAGAAGCTTAAGTGACCAAACCGTGAATGGCATGATGCAAGATGCAGAAGGGGGTATTTGGATATTGACGAATCTTGGCGGCGTGAATTATATGGCAAAACAAACAAAAAGATTTGATTATTATCCGCCGATGAATCGAGCCGGGTCTATGGGGATTGGGAAAATTATTGGTCCCTTTTGTGAAGATCGCTCGGGGAATATATGGATTGGCACTCGCCACGGATTGTATTTCTTTAATGTTTCGACTCAAGAAATAATAGAATATTCTATTGATAAAGGGAAGCAGAAAAAATGTGATGTACGCTCTTTGATGCTTGATAATGATTGTTTATGGGTTGGCACTTATGCCGAAGGCTTAAAGGTTATTGATCTTAGAGCGGGACGAGTGAGAGGATATAAACATTCTCGTGATATACCTAATACGATTTGTAGTAATGATGTATTGTCTGTTTATAAAGATAGCAAGGGAGATATTTTTGTAGGCACTAGTTGGGGATTGTGTCGCTATAATGCGAAAGATGATAACTTTGCGACTATCACAAGCGTAGGGTCAATGATTTCTGTAATCGATATTCTTGAAGATAAATATGGCTATTTGTGGATAGCAACTTCCAGCAATGGCGTTTTTCGGTACAATACAAATAATGATCATTGGAAACATTTTCAGCATGAACGTGAGAATAGATATACTATAACAAGCAATTCTGTCATCACCTTGTTTGAGGATCAAAAAGGGATTATGTGGTTTGGAACTAATGGAGGAGGGCTTTGTTCGTTTGACCCTAAAACAGAAAATTTCATAGATTTTGATCCTCAGAATAAGTTGCTTCCTAATAAAGTAATATATTCCATTGAACAAGATAGATCGGGTAATTTTTGGATTTCAAGTAATGCCGGTTTGATTAAGATCAATCCTGTCAGTAAAGATCATTTTAAAAGATTTACAGTGAATGACGGGTTACAAGGTAATCAGTTCAACGCTCAATCTTCATTGAAATCATCCAATGGTAGATTTTATTTTGGAGGAATCAACGGATTTAATTCATTTAACCCTGATCGTTTTACCGATAATACTTATATCCCTCCGGTATATATTACAGATATAAAATTTCCTTATACAGTAAGTAAGCATACAACACAGGAATTACTTCAAATGGACAAACAGCTGTATATGGCCAAGGAAATAACCTTGGCCTACGAGCATAATAGCTTTTCTGTCAGTTTTGTGTCTTTGAGTTATGAGGATCCGAGTAAGAATAGGTATTCGTACATTCTTCGGGGGGTTGATAAAGATTGGATAATGGACACGGAATTGAATTCTGCATCATATACGAATTTGCCTCCAGGTGAATATGAATTTGAAGTACGTGGTTCCAATGATGACCATAAATGGAATGAAAAGGGGGCTTCACTTTTAATTATTATCACTCCTCCTTGGTGGCGGAGTAATTTTGCATATATATTTTATGCTTTGTTATTGGTGAGTCTGATTTTTTATATTGGGCGTAGGTGGAATAGATATATAAGGGCAACTTACAGGCGACAGATGGAAGATTATCAGACGATTAAGGAAAAAGAGGCCTATAAGTCCAAGATTAGCTTTTTTATTAACTTGGTACATG contains these protein-coding regions:
- the dgt gene encoding dGTP triphosphohydrolase encodes the protein MDWRQLISAKRFGMEEFHENRQENRSEFQRDYDRLVFSAPFRRLQNKTQVFPLPGSVFVHNRLTHSLEVSCVGRSLGNDSAKAILLKKPELTDSFLPEIGSIVSDACLAHDLGNPPFGHSGEKAISTYFSEGKGLALKDKLSTAEWEDLIHFEGNANAFRLLTHQFEGRRKGGFAMTYSTLASIVKYPFSSRLAGDKSKFGFFVSEEEGFQRIAAELGIIQLKEQPLKYARYPLVYLVEAADDICYQMMDIEDAHKLKILTTDETIDLLMGYFDERKQTHISKTFAIVSDKNEQIAYLRSSVIGLLIKECTRIFVENEDEILNGTFEGSLIKSISKLPAQAYRRCTAVSVDKIYRSRDVLDIELAGFQVISTLLELMIDAVISPEKAYSKLLINRVSDQYNIKAPALFERVQAVLDFVSGMTDVFALDLYRKINGNSLPAV
- a CDS encoding tetratricopeptide repeat protein, whose product is MQKRDKLLSNAISDTLTFEQQRKYDYFFLEATRLKSKGEYDSAFELFKHCLDLSPSSSSALYEIAQFYLFLKQMPLGQDALEKAVANDPENYWYSQALANLYQQQEKKEKAISFLESMVSRFPTRRESLFSLVDLYNQQKDYTKVIATLDRLEGILGKNEQLSMEKFRIYLQMEDDKKAFQEIESLAKEYPMDMRYLTLLGDVYLQNGKNKEAYDTYQKVLAVEPDNAMALFSLASYYEQTGQKKLYEQQLDTLLMNRKVPAETKVNVMREFIVQSEQEGKDSTQVMAIFERMMQQDTEDSQIPMLYSQYLLSKGMEKKSIPVLRQVIQIDPTNTAARMMLLGSAVRANDYEEVIKLCEPGIEATPESLELYFYLGIAYYQADRWDDALDVYKKALTHVTAESKKEVVSDFYSMMGDIYHTKKQIAQAYAAYDSALVYNSSNIGALNNYAYYLSVERRDLDKAEEMSYKTVKAEPNNATYLDTYAWILFEKGNYAEARIYMDDAIKNGGDKSDVVVEHCGDIYYMTGDVKGAMEYWRKALDMGSKSETLKRKIEKKKYIAE
- a CDS encoding DUF4292 domain-containing protein — protein: MKRITKTLAFLLLCVALLTGCKSARTIVAPAEPETPRYLSSKIQLTVPYKGDKVTMGGYMKMKSEERIQLSVQLPILRTEVARIEITPDEVLLLDRMNKRFVRAGKSELTPLLPKGSNFAKLEKLLFDASQAGGKSTFTGKELGVSSLNDARLQLYDFSASEIELIPTEVSAKYTQVELNDLIKLFLTL
- the dut gene encoding dUTP diphosphatase; this translates as MNIQVINKSKHPLPAYATELSAGMDIRANISEPITLAPLQRCLVPTGLYIALPQGYEAQVRPRSGLAIKKGITVLNSPGTIDADYRGEVCIILVNLSAESFVIEDGERIAQMVIARHEQAKWQEVEVLSETERGAGGFGHTGRG
- a CDS encoding two-component regulator propeller domain-containing protein codes for the protein MKLTTLLILFVTLCLEPLSASSSFSFKKYQVEDGLSHNTVWCAIQDSYGFIWFGTSDGLNCFEGRENKVYRNVLNDKFSLENNLTEALFEEDNHNIWVGTNRGIYIYHRQKDYFTYFKKQTSYGVFISSEVKKIIKSSDGLIWIATLGQGLFIYDPQKDLLTQNSSYTSFVWDICESASHRIYVSSLQEGLLCFDKKGKFIKTYRLLSETHKLDSYKINCIYTVGQDILLGVDSNVLYKLNESTEKIESYNAAPLNAGVIRCLLNYSKAKVLVGTDNGLYLFDLIDKDFIRIDNPLDTRSLSDQTVNGMMQDAEGGIWILTNLGGVNYMAKQTKRFDYYPPMNRAGSMGIGKIIGPFCEDRSGNIWIGTRHGLYFFNVSTQEIIEYSIDKGKQKKCDVRSLMLDNDCLWVGTYAEGLKVIDLRAGRVRGYKHSRDIPNTICSNDVLSVYKDSKGDIFVGTSWGLCRYNAKDDNFATITSVGSMISVIDILEDKYGYLWIATSSNGVFRYNTNNDHWKHFQHERENRYTITSNSVITLFEDQKGIMWFGTNGGGLCSFDPKTENFIDFDPQNKLLPNKVIYSIEQDRSGNFWISSNAGLIKINPVSKDHFKRFTVNDGLQGNQFNAQSSLKSSNGRFYFGGINGFNSFNPDRFTDNTYIPPVYITDIKFPYTVSKHTTQELLQMDKQLYMAKEITLAYEHNSFSVSFVSLSYEDPSKNRYSYILRGVDKDWIMDTELNSASYTNLPPGEYEFEVRGSNDDHKWNEKGASLLIIITPPWWRSNFAYIFYALLLVSLIFYIGRRWNRYIRATYRRQMEDYQTIKEKEAYKSKISFFINLVHEIRTPLSLIRIPLERMMDENNEVKNAKYLSVMDKNVNYLLGIINHLLDFQKMENGSLQLNLVQCNVSQVMKDICNQFTSPAELKGVSLTFISPPEDLMAAIDKEKVRTVIVNLIGNALKYASSRIEVKLSIVDKGLQICISDDGPGIPDFAKKKVFEPFYQIPNDKTSSMGTGIGLAFSKSLVEEHHGTLRLEDNLGGGSSFILFLPFGKEVEVEDVDEMKVEDLSAEIISADKDVSEFCGRRFTILLVEDNIDLLNLTRDSLSAWFRVIKAQNGVQALDLLFKESIDVIISDVMMPEMNGLELTAKVKSDINYSHIPVILLTAKTTLESKIEGFEYGADIYIEKPFSIKQLRMQIENLLKLRLSFQRLMSNFSGHNVRIEEFALSQKDLEFVTRIHEAVEGQLSDENFSVDNLAEAMNMSRSNFYRKIKVLSGMAPNDYLKTLRLNRAAELLKNGARVVEVCEQVGFSSSSYFAKCFKAQFGILPKDFKE
- a CDS encoding peptidoglycan DD-metalloendopeptidase family protein produces the protein MKRFFVVLMLCFGSAAILFAQSNKLIKELESKRGSLQKQIAETESLLKNTKKDVGSQLNGLAALSGQIDERKRYISSINKDVETIGDELSSLERQLRGLQRDLTDKKKKYESSVQYLYKNKSIEEKLMFIFSADDLGKMYRRLRYVREYATYQRLQGEEILRKQQQVTRKKIELRQVKTAKENLLREREQEKVKLESQEKQKRTIVANLQKKQKGLQSEIQRKRREANNLNARIDRLIAEEIERARKRAEEEARREEEARRKAESKSESKSEKTTAAKSRTRKKAKPLESYSMNKADRELSSNFANNKGRLPIPISGSYIVTSHYGEYAVEGLRNVKLDNKGIDIQGRPGAQARAIFDGKVAAVFQLNGLFNILIRHGNYISVYCNLSSASVKQGETVSTKQSIGQVFSDLSDNGRTVLHFQLRHEKDKLNPEPWLNR